The DNA segment TGATCTGGTGGGCATTGGCCCGCAACACGCGTATCCGCCGCTGCACTTCTTTACGGGGCACATCCGGACTGTCGAGCAATCGATACAGGCGATCAAGTAGGGGCTGGATATGCGGCGTAAGTAATCCGGGCTGCAATTCCTGCAGCAATTGTTGCATGCTCAGCAATGCATGGATTTCATCGGCGTTGAACCACATGCCAGGCAATTCATGTCTACCACCCCGCACTGTCGCTTTCAGACGATATCCCCCTGCCTCGGTATCGTATTCAATTGGAACGTCCATGCGATCACGCAGGTAAGCCAGATCGCGCTTGAATGTCGCCAGTGATATGCCCAGAACTTCCAGAAATTTAGTCCTGGGCACCACCCGATACTGGCTTAAAAGCGTTTGAATTCGGTACAGGCGTTCTGTGCGATCCATATCAATTACCGAAGAGTTGATCGTCTATTTTAACCATTTGTACAATTTTTGTTGTCCGATTGCATTTATTAATTGCAATAAACATTACTCCTTGCCCATTTCAGGCCAATGAAATTCCTCATAGCATCCGCACAAAGCACGGTATCTAGTGAGGGCGAAGCCTGCCAAATTGGCTGCGACGGTTGATCGGTATTGACAGCAGAATTTCATCGCCCACCCGCCCTAAGCTATAATGTCCGGTTTTACCGCACACACTAAAATCCATCATGGAAGCAGAACGCCTCAACGCCCTCTCCGCCCTGCTGGCGGACCTCACCATCCGTGAGGTTGAACTTCGGGGGTATCTTTGACTTCGCTGCGAAGTCAGAGAAACTAGAGCAAGTCAACGCCGAGCTGGAAGACCCGAACGTCTGGAATGACCAGAAGCGGGCCCAGGACCTCGGCCGTGAAAAGAAATCCCTCGAAGCCATCGTCACCTCGCTGACCGAGATCGAATCCGGCCTGCGCGACGCCACCGACCTGTTCGAGATGGCGCGCGAGGAAGGCGATGAAGACACCGTCGTCGCCATCGAAGCCGATGCCGAAGAACTGCGCAAGCGCGTCGAAGGCATGGAATTCCGCCGGATGTTCAACAATCCGATGGATGCCAACAACTGCTTCATCGACATCACCGCCGGCGCCGGCGGCACCGAGGCGCAAGACTGGGCTTCGATGATCATGCGGCAATACCTGCGCTATTGCGAGCGCAAGGGCTTCAAGACCGAAATCCTGGAACAGTCCGACGGCGAAATCGCCGGCATCAAGACTGCCGCGATCAAGGTCGAGGGCGACTATGCCTACGGCTTCCTGCGCACCGAAACCGGCGTGCACCGCCTGGTGCGCAAGTCACCGTTCGACTCGGCCAACGGTCGCCACACGTCGTTCTGCAGCCTGTTCGTCTACCCGGAAGTGGATGACTCGATCGAGATCGACATCAACCCGGCCGACGTGCGCGTCGACACCTACCGCGCTTCCGGCGCGGGCGGCCAGCACATCAACAAGACCGACTCGGCCGTGCGCCTGACCCACGGCCCCTCGGGCATCGTGGTGCAGTGCCAGAACGACCGCAGCCAGCACCGCAACCGCGCCGAAGCCTGGGACATGCTGAAGTCCAAGCTGTACGAGCTGGAATTGCGCAACCGCATGAGCGAGCAGCAAAAGCTGGAAGACTCCAAGACCGATGTGGGCTGGGGCCACCAGATCCGCTCCTACGTGCTGGACCAGTCGCGCATCAAGGATTTGCGCACCGGTCACGAAGTCGGCAATACCAAGGCCGTGCTGGATGGCGACCTCGACGACTTCATCGGCGCTTCGCTCAAGCAAGGCGTTTAACAATACCAACAGGCATTACCACATGACTCAGCACACTGCTCCAGCATCCGACAACGCAGCCCAGCCGCTCGACGAAGGCTCCATCATCGGCGAGCGCCGCGCCAAGCTGGCGGCGATCCGCGAGAAAGGCGTCGCTTTCCCCAACGATTTCCGTCCCGCAAACAAGGCAGCCGACCTGCAGGCGCAGCACGGCGATGCCGCAGCTGAAGCGCTGGAAGAACAGGCCATCAAGGTATCGGTGGCTGGCCGCATGATGCTGAAGCGCGTGATGGGCAAGGCCTCCTTCGCCACGCTGCAGGATGCCTCCGGCCCCAAGGCTGACGGCCGCATCCAGCTCTTCATCACGAAGGACCTGCTCGGCGAGGAAGCCTACGACCTCTTCAAGCACTATGATCTGGGCGACATCCTCGGCGCCGAGGGCACGCTGTTCAAGACCAAGACGGGCGAGCTGTCGGTGAAGGTGACGACCCTGCGCCTGTTGACCAAGTCGCTGCGCCCGCTGCCGGACAAGTTCCATGGCCTGGCCGACCAGGAAACCAAGTACCGCCAGCGCTACGTCGACCTGATCATGAGCGAGGAAACACGCCGTACCTTCAAGGCGCGCACCGCCGCACTGTCGTCGATTCGCCGCTTCATGGAAAAGAATGACTTCATGGAAGTCGAGACGCCCATGCTGCATGTGATTCCTGGCGGTGCCGCGGCCAAGCCTTTCATCACCCATCACAATGCGCTGGACATGCAGATGTTCATGCGCATCGCGCCGGAACTGTACCTGAAGCGCCTGGTGGTCGGCGGCTTCGAGCGCGTGTTCGAAGTCAACCGCAACTTCCGCAACGAGGGCGTTTCCCCGCGTCACAATCCGGAATTCACGATGATGGAATTCTATGCAGCCTACGTGGATTACCAGTGGCTGATGGAATTCACCGAGCAGGTGATCCGCCAGGCCGCCGTCGATGCGCACGGCACGGCCAGCCTGACTTACCAGGGCCGCGAACTTGACTTGAGCAAGCCGTTCGAGCGCCTGACCATCGTCGGCGCCATCAACAAGTACGCGCCGCAATATACCGGCGAACAGTTGCACGACGAGGCATTCCTGCGTCATGAATTGCGGCGCCTGGGCGTCAAGCCGCACGCGCATGCCGGCCTGGGTGCACTGCAACTGGCGCTGTTCGAGGAAACTGCCGAGGCGCAGTTGTGGAACCCGACCTACATCATCGATTACCCTGTCGAAGTCTCCCCGCTGGCACGCGCTTCCGACACCGTGCCGGGCATTACCGAGCGCTTCGAGCTGTTCATCACCGGCCGCGAGATTGCCAACGGTTTTTCCGAGCTGAATGACGCCGAAGACCAGGCTGCGCGCTTCCAGGCGCAGGTTGCCGCCAAGGAAGCCGGCGACGACGAAGCCATGTATTACGACGCCGATTACATCCGCGCGCTCGAATATGGCTTGCCGCCGACGGGCGGTTGCGGCATCGGCATCGACCGCCTGATGATGCTGATCACCGATTCACCCAATATCCGCGACGTCATCCTGTTTCCGCACTTGCGCCGGGAAGACTGACCGGTTTTGCTTGCGATACATAAAAAGGGCCGTTTTGCGGCCCTTTTTTATTGTGGGCTGTAATTATCTTTTCTTGAAGAAATTTTAATTTTTTCGACATGCATGGTGAAACTTCAGCATTGCCTTTAAAATCACATTTTGTGGTAGGTCGCCGCTTCTCTCTTTCCCCCGGACTGTGCATTGACAAAAATTAAGTCGTTCCGTGCCCCGTGGTCCGTCCGCTCCTACCTGCTCTGCCTGGTATTGGCGTGCCTGTTGCCAGGCGTCCTAGGCGCAGCTGCCCTGTTTATTTTTCAATATCAGGAAAGCCGCACGCAACTGCAAAAAAATACCATTCTGACGGCACGCGCTTTGGTGCAGACGGTGGACCACCAGTTGCTGAGCGTCCAAGCCGTTGCACAAACCCTGGCGACTTCCGAGGCATTGCGGCTCCACGACCTTGCAGTGTTTCACCAGCAGGCGCGCGCGGCCATGAAGCAGGTCGGCCTGGGCAATAACGTGGTGTTGCGTGACATGGCCGGCCGGCAAATTCTCAACACGGCAGTGGAGTTTCGCACGCCACTGGCGCCAACAGCGGCGCCAGACCAGGTGCGCGACATTTTTGCGTCCGGCAAGCCGAAAATCAACGACATGTTTGTCGGCCCGGTACTGAAACGCCCCGTCATGAGCGTGGATGTCCCTGTCATCATCGACGGCAAGGTTAGCTATGCCCTCGGGGTTGGCGTCCTGCCGGAGCATTTCGACAGGATCCTCAAGTCGCAACGCTTGCCGCCAGACTGGCTGGTCGTGATCGTCGACAGCGCCGGCACGATCATTGCACGTTCGCATGCTTCAGAACGCTTCATCAACGAGAAAGCATCGCCCGATTTACTCAAGGCCTTGCAACGCGCGCCCGAAGGCGGGATTAAAGCCATCACGAAGGAAGGCGTTTCCGTATTGTCTTTTTTCAGTGAGTCGCCAGTCACGCACTGGCGCGTGGCCATTGGCATCCCGCGCGACACGGTAGAAAATGCACTGGCACAAACCCTCTCGCTGCTGGCGCTTGGCGTGGCGTCCCTGTTTGGCGTCGGATTGTTCCTGGCATGGTTCATGGGAGGAAAAATCGCCTTTTCCGTCAGGGCGCTCACGGCCCCCGCCAGCGCGCTGGGAAGCGGCGCTACCGTCGAGGTTCCGCCCCTGCACATCCAGGAAGCTGCCGAAGTCGCGGCGGCAATCGGGCGCGCAGCCAACTTGCTTAATGAACATTCCGCCAGCTTGCGCGACAAGGAGCTGGAACTGGCCGAAGCGCATCGCCTTGCCAAGTTCGGCACCTGGCACTGGGATGCGCGCACGGATGCCATCACCACCTCCCAGTCGGTCCCGACCATTTTTGGCGAGGAAATTCATTCCTTTGCCCAGACGCGGGGCACGCTGCTGTCAGAAGATACCTGGCAGATGGTTAACGAGGCGACGAATGAGGCCGTCCGCACGGGAACCGGGTATGACCTGGAATTGACGATCCAGCGCCGTGATGGCGCGGTGATTTGCCTTCACTCGAAGTGCCAGGCCGTCTGGAATCAGGCGCACGTCGTCATTGGACTGCGCGGGACGGTGCAAGACATTACCGAACGCAAGAAAGCCGAAGAGAAATTGCGCGAGTCCGAAGAGCGTTTTCGCCTGGTGGCCGACAACATTACGCAGCTGGCCTGGATCACGGACGGTGAAGGCCAGCCGCTATGGCTCAACCGCCGCTTCCTGGAATTTACCGGCACGACCCTGGAGAGCATGAAAAACAAGGGCTGGCGCAAATTGCACCACCCCGACCATCTGGACGATGCCATTGTAAAATTCGGCCAGCACCTGACCAGCGGCGAACCGTGGGAAGACACCTTCCCGATGAAGGGCGCTGACGGACAGTATCGCTGGTTCCTGTCGCGCGCCATCTCGCAACGCGATGCCTCCGGCCGCATAGTCCGCTGGTTCGGTACCAATACGGATATCACGGCGCTGCGGGATGCCGATGAGGAATTGCAAAAATTTAAATTCTTCAGTGACTGCGCCAATGATGGCTTGATGCTGCTCGACCAGCAGGGGCATATCCTGTACGCGAACAAGCTGGCGTGTGAACGCCTTGGCTATAGCGAACAGGATATGCTTCGGCTGAATATTTCCGCAATCGATCCCCAGCACACGGCACAAGAGTTTGCCGCGATATTCGCACGCAGCAAGCAACACCGGATACCCCCCTTTGAAGGCGTGCATCAGCGCAGGGATGGCACCACCCTGACTGTGGAGACAGCCGTCGCCGTGCTTGAGCACAAGGGAGAATGGTTGATGTTTGCCACTGCGCGCGACATTACCGAGCGCAAGCAGGCCGAGCTGCGCGTGCGCGAAGCTGCCCTGCACGACCCGCTGACCAGCTTGCCGAACCGGGCACTGGTATTCGAATATTGCGGCCGCCTGCTGGCTGCCGCACGCCGCAACCATAGCCGGGGCGCCCTGATGTTCATCGATCTTGACCGCTTCAAGCCGGTCAATGATCTTTACGGCCACGAGACGGGCGACCGCCTGCTGCAGGAAGTCGCCAGCCGCCTGGTGGATTGCGTGCGCGATGAAGACCTTGTCGGGCGCATTGGCGGCGACGAGTTTGTCGTGGTCCTGCCCTATATCGAATCCGAGCGCGAGCGCGTGGCGCGGGTCGCGCAGCACGTCTGCGACAGCCTCGAGCAGCCGTTCCGGATCGACGGACTGGAGCTGACGATCTCCGCGTCGATCGGCATCAGCTATTTCCCCGACCATGCCACTGAAGTCAGCACGCTGCTGCATGCCGCCGACCTGGCCATGTATCTCGCCAAGCAATCCGGCAGGGCCAATTACCAGTTCTATACGCCCGGCCTGGAAGAGCGCGCCGAGCAGACGCTGCTGCTGGAAGTCCGGCTCAAGCAGGCACTCAAGCAGGGTACGCTCAAGCTGCACTACCAGCCCGTCATCGACATCCGCAGCGGACAGCTTGCAGGCGCCGAAGCGCTGGTGCGCCTGGCAGACGAGCATGGCGTCGAGTCCGTCGGGCCCGCCACCTTCATTCCCGTGGCGGAGTCGACCGGACTGATCGGCGAACTGGGCGAATGGGCGCTGCAGGAAGCTTGCCGGCAGCAGATGGCGTGGCGGCGCGCGGGACTGACCACCCGGGTGGCGATCAATGTTTCGCCCTTGCAGTTCCGCCAGCGCGGGTTTGCCGAGCGGCTGAGCGAAATCATTGCCAGCTCCGGCATTGATCCCGCCTGCCTCGAGATCGAAGTGACCGAGAGCGCGGTCATGGAAAATGTCAGCGACGCCATCGAACTCCTCAGAAAGATCAAGATGCTGGGGGTCAGGGTAGCACTCGACGATTTCGGCACCGGCTATTCCAGTCTCAGCAGCCTGAGCAACCTGCCGCTCGACAAGCTCAAGGTCGACCAGTCATTCGTGCGCCGCATCGAGCGCGACAAGGCAAGCCGGTCCGTGACGGAGGCGATCATCGCGCTGGCCCGCAGCCTGAATCTCCAGGTGGTCGGCGAAGGCATCGAGTCCGAGTTCGCACTCCATTACCTGGCCAGGCAAGGCTGCAATCTCGCCCAGGGATACTGGTTCAGCCGGCCCCTGCCGCCGGATGAATTTTTTTCGTGGTACCGCAATCGCACCGATGATCGGCGCCTGCAACTCACCGGACAGGCCTGAAACGGCGCAGCGTTTGTTACAAAGGCTTACACCTGACACACCTTGCCGTCTATGTTCGATGAAACTTTCCTCTGATAATTAGTTCATAGGAAGACAACATCAACATTTCAAGCATGGGAGCCTTTATGGAAGCCAATCACAAGCCGAACCGCATTCACCCTCTTGTGGCAATTGCCGCCGTTGCCGTCACCGTCCTGAGCATCACGGGCGTGGCGGCCATTACCGGCCTGCTGCCGGCATCCCACGGCGAAAGCGGCCCGGGCAGCGCTTCGGTTGCGCACATGTTTGCGCCGGTGCCCGCCGCAACGGGCGATGCCGCCGCAAATTTCACCACCCCCGTCGAGCCGAAAGCGCAGCTTGCCGCGAATGACGCGGAAAAGCCGGTGCCCCAGGCGGCCCAGAAGCCAGCCGGCAATGAACACCAGGGCACCCGCCCGGCGTCCAGCGGTTACCGGCAGCACACTACCCAGGTAGCGCAGGCGCGCGCCACATGCCGCGACTGCGGCCGCGTGGAAGCGGTTACGCCAGTCAAGGAACAGGGCCAGGCCAGCGGCGTGGGCATCGTCGCCGGCGCTGTGCTGGGCGGCGTGCTTGGCAACCAGGTTGGCGGCGGCAATGGCAGGAAGCTTGCGACGGTCGCCGGCGCTGTGGGCGGCGGCTATGCCGGCAATGAAGTGGAAAAACGCACCCGCGCCACCAGTAGCTATCAGGTACGCGTGCGCATGGAAAACGGCACGTCGCGCACCTTCCGCCAGACCAGCGACAGCTGGCGCGTGGGCGACCGCGTGCGCATCGTCAACGGCGAACTGACCATGCGCGGATAAGGCGAAGATCCCTTGTAAAAAGGGCGGCCCGTAATGAGGCCGCCCTTTTTTATTTAGCCTCTTCGATCCAGGCCGCCTGGATCGCTTCAAGGATCTTTTCGCCCGAACGCTTGTGGTCGTCGTCGAAGCCATCGAGCTCGCAGACCCAGTTATGCAAGTCGGTAAAGCGCACGGTGAGCGGGTCGATGTCCGGGTACTTGTCGTGCAAGTCTTCCGCGATCTGAGTAATGTCGGTCCATTTCATGGCGGTGCCCTCAATGATTTTCGCTGACCTGGTTGATCGTGTACTTCGGAATCTCGATCACGAGGTCTTCGTCGCCGACCACTGCCTGGCAGGACAGGCGCGATTGCGCTTCCAGTCCCCAGGCCATGTCGAGCAGGTCTTCTTCCTTTTCCTCGGCTTCGTTCAGGGATTCGAAGCCTTCGCGCACCACCACGTGGCAGGTGGTGCAGGCGCAGGATTTTTCGCAGGCGTGCTCGATCTCGATATCGTGCTCGAGCAGGGTATCGCAGACGGTCTTGCCTTTTTGCGCCTCGATGACGGCGCCTTCGGGGCATAGGGTGGCGTGGGGAAGGACAACGATCTGGGGCACAGGCTACCTCGGGTTCAAATGGGTTGTTGGTTACGGCTTCAGGCGATTTCGTCGAGCTTCTTGCCGGACAGCGCCTGGCGCACGCTGCGGTCCATGCGGCGCGCGGCAAAGTCTTCCGTGCCGGCGGCCAGCGCCTGCACCGCCGCCTTGATGGCGTCGTGGTCATTGCCCTGCGCCTGCCGGCGCAAGCCTTCGACCAGACCCGCGATTTCGCTGCGTTCTTCTTCCGTCAGGAGATTGGCGTCGGCTGCCAGCGCCGACTCGGTGGCCAGCAGGATGCGCTCGGCCTCGACCTGCTCTTCGCGCAGCGCGCGCGACTGCATGTCGCTCTCGGCCAGGGTGAAGGAATCCTGCAGCATCTTGGCGATTTCGTCGTCCGACAGGCCATAGGAGGGCTTGACAGTGATCGACGATTCCACGCCCGAGCGCAGCTCGCGCGCCGACACGGCCAGCAGGCCGTCGGCATCGACCTGGTAAGTGATGCGGATGCGCGCCGCGCCGGCGGCCATCGGCGGAATGCCATGCAACTCGAAGCGCGCCAGCGAGCGGCAGTCGGACACCAGTTCGCGCTCGCCCTGCACCACGTGGATCGCCAGCGCTGTCTGGCCATCCTTGAAGGTAGTGAATTCCTGCGCGCGCGCGCAGGGAATGGTGGAATTGCGCGGAATGACCTTTTCGGCCAGGCCGCCCATGGTCTCGATGCCCAACGACAGCGGGATGACGTCCAGCAGCAGCCAGTCGTCGCCCGGCGCGCGGTTGCCGGCCAAAAGATTGGCCTGGATGGCGGCGCCCAGCGCCACCACGCGGTCGGGGTCGATATTGGCCAGCGGCGTGGTCTTGAAGAATTCGCCGACGGCCTTGCGGATGTGCGGCATGCGCGTGGCGCCACCGACCAGCACGACGCCATCGACATCCTCTTCCGACAGGCCGGCGTCGCGCAGCGCCTTCTTGCACGGCGCCATGGTTTTTTTCACCAGGTGCTGGGTGATCTCGACGAAGGTCGCCGCGGTCAGGGTCAGGTGGACCTGCTCGCCGCTTTGCAGCACGGCGTCGATCTGGGTTTCGGACTTGGTGGAGAGAAGTTCCTTGGCTTCGCGCGACTTCACCATCAACAGGCGCGTGTCCTGGTCCGACAGCGGCGCCAGCTTGGCCTGCTCGATGATCCAGCACAGCAGGCGGTGGTCGAAGTCGTCGCCGCCCAGGGCAGAATCACCGCCCGTGGCCAGCACTTCGAAGACGCCCTTGGTCAGCTTCAGGATGGAGATGTCGAAGGTGCCGCCGCCGAGGTCATAGACGGCATAGATGCCTTGCGAATTGTGGTCGAGACCATAAGCGATGGCCGCCGCGGTTGGCTCGTTCAAGAGGCGCAGCACATTCAGGCCGGCGAGTTTTGCCGCATCCTTGGTGGCCTGGCGCTGGGCATCGTCGAAATAGGCCGGCACCGTGATCACGGCGCCCACGAGCTCATCGCCGAGCGCGTCTTCCGCATGCTGGCGCAGGGTTGCGAGGATTTCCGCCGAGACTTCAACCGGGCTTTTGACGCCGGCCACGGTCTTCAACTGCACCATGCCCGGGGTATCCAGGAAGTCATAGGGCATGTTCTCGGCGTGGGCAATATCCTTCAAGCCGCGCCCCATGAAGCGCTTGACCGAGACAATGGTATTTTTCGGGTCGCTGACCTGGGCGGCCTGCGCCTTGTAGCCGATGTTGGCGTGGCCGCTGGGCAGGTAGCGCACGACCGATGGCAACAGCGCCCTGCCCTCCTCGTCGACCAGCACTTCCGGGATGCTGCTGCGCACGGTTGCGACCAGCGAATTGGTGGTGCCGAGGTCGATCCCGACCGCCAGCCTGTGCTGGTGCGGCGCGGTGGACATGCCCGGCTCGGAAATTTGCAGAAGCGCCATAAACTATTGTTTCCTAATCGCTGACCAGGTCAAAAATCCTGGCCACTTCATCTTCGAATTTTTCGACGAACATCATGCGCCGCACGCCAAGCGCGGCCGCATCGAAATCGCCGGCATCAAGCCGTGCCGCGAGGTTGGCAATTTCCGCCTTGCGCGCGGCAAGCAACTCGCCTTCCAGGCTTTCCAGTTCACCGATGTCTTTTGCGGCATGGGCGTCTTCCAGCGCTTCGCGCCATTCCATCTGCTGCATCAGGAAGGCTGGCGGCATGGCGGTATTGGATTCGACCTGGAGGTCGACGCCGTTGAGTTCGCACAGGTACTTTGCCCGTGCAAGCGGTTTTTTCAGGGTCTGGTAAGCCTCGTTGGCGCGCGTCGCCCACTGCATGGCCACGCGCTTTTCGGCGCCGCTGGCGGCGGCGAAACGGTCCGGGTGGGCCTGGTTCTGCACTTCGTGGTACGCGCGGTCCAGCGCTGCGAGGTCGATCTCGAAGCGCTGCGGCAAATGGAAAAGTTCGAAGTGCGTCTTCATGATTGTGGGAAAGAGTTTGTAAGCCGCGCAGGCGGCGAACTACTCTGTCCCCAACTGACTTTCAGGCTTTTGATTTGGTGGCTTTAAATACGGAAGCTTTCGCCGCAGCCGCACTCATCCTTCATGTTGGGATTGCGGAACTTGAAGCCTTCGTTCAAGCCTTCGCGCGCAAAATCCAGCTCGGTGCCATCGATGTACGGCAGGCTCTTGGGATCGACGAAGACTTTCACGCCATGCGATTCGAACACCTGGTCATCGTCGCTGCTCTCGTCGACATACTCGAGCTTGTAGGCCATGCCCGAGCAGCCGGTGGTGCGCACGCCGAAACGCAGGCCAATGCCCTTGCCGCGCCGCTCGATGTAACGGCTGATGTGTTTTGCCGCCTTTTCCGTCAATGTAATCGCCATCTTGCTTTCCTCAACGCCTCCCGTACCGGGAAGGAATTTACCGCACCTGCCTGTCGCCTGCTACTTAAGCCGTTTCCTTGGCCGCGCCGTGCTTGGCCTGGTAATCCTGCACTGCCGCCTTGATGGCGTCTTCCGCCAGGATCGAGCAGTGGATTTTTACCGGCGGCAGCGCCAGCTCTTCGGCAATCTGGGTATTCTTGATTGCCAGCGCCTGGTCGAGCGTCTTGCCCTTGACCCATTCGGTCACCAGCGAAGATGAAGCAATCGCCGAGCCGCAGCCATAGGTCTTGAACTTTGCATCCTGGATCACGCCGTCTTCGCCGACCTTGATCTGCAGCTTCATGACGTCGCCGCATGCCGGGGCGCCGACCATGCCGGTACCCACCGTCTCGTCGCCCTTTTCGAAAGCGCCAACGTTGCGCGGGTTTTCATAGTGGTCGAGGACTTTTTCCGAATATGCCATTTTGTACTCCTGTATGTGCTGTTAGTGTGCTGCCCACTGGATCGAATTGATGTCGATCCCTTCCTTGTGCATGTCCCACAGCGGCGACAGTTCGCGCAGCTTGCCGACCTTGGACTTGAGCAGGTTGATGGTGAAGTCGATGTCTTCCTCGGTGGTGAAGCGGCCGATGGTGAAACGGATCGAGCTATGCGCCAGTTCGTCGCTGCGGCCCAGGGCGCGCAGCACATACGACGGCTCCAGGCTGGCCGAGGTGCAGGCCGAACCGGAGGACACGGCGATATCCTTGATCGCCATGATCAGGGACTCGCCTTCGACGTAGTTGAAGCTGATGTTGAGGTTGTGCGGCACGCGGTGCGCCATGTCGCCATTGACATAGACTTCCTCGAT comes from the Janthinobacterium sp. 17J80-10 genome and includes:
- the prfB gene encoding peptide chain release factor 2 (programmed frameshift) — encoded protein: MEAERLNALSALLADLTIREVELRGYLDFAAKSEKLEQVNAELEDPNVWNDQKRAQDLGREKKSLEAIVTSLTEIESGLRDATDLFEMAREEGDEDTVVAIEADAEELRKRVEGMEFRRMFNNPMDANNCFIDITAGAGGTEAQDWASMIMRQYLRYCERKGFKTEILEQSDGEIAGIKTAAIKVEGDYAYGFLRTETGVHRLVRKSPFDSANGRHTSFCSLFVYPEVDDSIEIDINPADVRVDTYRASGAGGQHINKTDSAVRLTHGPSGIVVQCQNDRSQHRNRAEAWDMLKSKLYELELRNRMSEQQKLEDSKTDVGWGHQIRSYVLDQSRIKDLRTGHEVGNTKAVLDGDLDDFIGASLKQGV
- the lysS gene encoding lysine--tRNA ligase; translated protein: MTQHTAPASDNAAQPLDEGSIIGERRAKLAAIREKGVAFPNDFRPANKAADLQAQHGDAAAEALEEQAIKVSVAGRMMLKRVMGKASFATLQDASGPKADGRIQLFITKDLLGEEAYDLFKHYDLGDILGAEGTLFKTKTGELSVKVTTLRLLTKSLRPLPDKFHGLADQETKYRQRYVDLIMSEETRRTFKARTAALSSIRRFMEKNDFMEVETPMLHVIPGGAAAKPFITHHNALDMQMFMRIAPELYLKRLVVGGFERVFEVNRNFRNEGVSPRHNPEFTMMEFYAAYVDYQWLMEFTEQVIRQAAVDAHGTASLTYQGRELDLSKPFERLTIVGAINKYAPQYTGEQLHDEAFLRHELRRLGVKPHAHAGLGALQLALFEETAEAQLWNPTYIIDYPVEVSPLARASDTVPGITERFELFITGREIANGFSELNDAEDQAARFQAQVAAKEAGDDEAMYYDADYIRALEYGLPPTGGCGIGIDRLMMLITDSPNIRDVILFPHLRRED
- a CDS encoding EAL domain-containing protein, producing MTKIKSFRAPWSVRSYLLCLVLACLLPGVLGAAALFIFQYQESRTQLQKNTILTARALVQTVDHQLLSVQAVAQTLATSEALRLHDLAVFHQQARAAMKQVGLGNNVVLRDMAGRQILNTAVEFRTPLAPTAAPDQVRDIFASGKPKINDMFVGPVLKRPVMSVDVPVIIDGKVSYALGVGVLPEHFDRILKSQRLPPDWLVVIVDSAGTIIARSHASERFINEKASPDLLKALQRAPEGGIKAITKEGVSVLSFFSESPVTHWRVAIGIPRDTVENALAQTLSLLALGVASLFGVGLFLAWFMGGKIAFSVRALTAPASALGSGATVEVPPLHIQEAAEVAAAIGRAANLLNEHSASLRDKELELAEAHRLAKFGTWHWDARTDAITTSQSVPTIFGEEIHSFAQTRGTLLSEDTWQMVNEATNEAVRTGTGYDLELTIQRRDGAVICLHSKCQAVWNQAHVVIGLRGTVQDITERKKAEEKLRESEERFRLVADNITQLAWITDGEGQPLWLNRRFLEFTGTTLESMKNKGWRKLHHPDHLDDAIVKFGQHLTSGEPWEDTFPMKGADGQYRWFLSRAISQRDASGRIVRWFGTNTDITALRDADEELQKFKFFSDCANDGLMLLDQQGHILYANKLACERLGYSEQDMLRLNISAIDPQHTAQEFAAIFARSKQHRIPPFEGVHQRRDGTTLTVETAVAVLEHKGEWLMFATARDITERKQAELRVREAALHDPLTSLPNRALVFEYCGRLLAAARRNHSRGALMFIDLDRFKPVNDLYGHETGDRLLQEVASRLVDCVRDEDLVGRIGGDEFVVVLPYIESERERVARVAQHVCDSLEQPFRIDGLELTISASIGISYFPDHATEVSTLLHAADLAMYLAKQSGRANYQFYTPGLEERAEQTLLLEVRLKQALKQGTLKLHYQPVIDIRSGQLAGAEALVRLADEHGVESVGPATFIPVAESTGLIGELGEWALQEACRQQMAWRRAGLTTRVAINVSPLQFRQRGFAERLSEIIASSGIDPACLEIEVTESAVMENVSDAIELLRKIKMLGVRVALDDFGTGYSSLSSLSNLPLDKLKVDQSFVRRIERDKASRSVTEAIIALARSLNLQVVGEGIESEFALHYLARQGCNLAQGYWFSRPLPPDEFFSWYRNRTDDRRLQLTGQA
- a CDS encoding glycine zipper 2TM domain-containing protein codes for the protein MEANHKPNRIHPLVAIAAVAVTVLSITGVAAITGLLPASHGESGPGSASVAHMFAPVPAATGDAAANFTTPVEPKAQLAANDAEKPVPQAAQKPAGNEHQGTRPASSGYRQHTTQVAQARATCRDCGRVEAVTPVKEQGQASGVGIVAGAVLGGVLGNQVGGGNGRKLATVAGAVGGGYAGNEVEKRTRATSSYQVRVRMENGTSRTFRQTSDSWRVGDRVRIVNGELTMRG
- the iscX gene encoding Fe-S cluster assembly protein IscX, with product MKWTDITQIAEDLHDKYPDIDPLTVRFTDLHNWVCELDGFDDDHKRSGEKILEAIQAAWIEEAK
- the fdx gene encoding ISC system 2Fe-2S type ferredoxin, with product MPQIVVLPHATLCPEGAVIEAQKGKTVCDTLLEHDIEIEHACEKSCACTTCHVVVREGFESLNEAEEKEEDLLDMAWGLEAQSRLSCQAVVGDEDLVIEIPKYTINQVSENH
- the hscA gene encoding Fe-S protein assembly chaperone HscA — its product is MALLQISEPGMSTAPHQHRLAVGIDLGTTNSLVATVRSSIPEVLVDEEGRALLPSVVRYLPSGHANIGYKAQAAQVSDPKNTIVSVKRFMGRGLKDIAHAENMPYDFLDTPGMVQLKTVAGVKSPVEVSAEILATLRQHAEDALGDELVGAVITVPAYFDDAQRQATKDAAKLAGLNVLRLLNEPTAAAIAYGLDHNSQGIYAVYDLGGGTFDISILKLTKGVFEVLATGGDSALGGDDFDHRLLCWIIEQAKLAPLSDQDTRLLMVKSREAKELLSTKSETQIDAVLQSGEQVHLTLTAATFVEITQHLVKKTMAPCKKALRDAGLSEEDVDGVVLVGGATRMPHIRKAVGEFFKTTPLANIDPDRVVALGAAIQANLLAGNRAPGDDWLLLDVIPLSLGIETMGGLAEKVIPRNSTIPCARAQEFTTFKDGQTALAIHVVQGERELVSDCRSLARFELHGIPPMAAGAARIRITYQVDADGLLAVSARELRSGVESSITVKPSYGLSDDEIAKMLQDSFTLAESDMQSRALREEQVEAERILLATESALAADANLLTEEERSEIAGLVEGLRRQAQGNDHDAIKAAVQALAAGTEDFAARRMDRSVRQALSGKKLDEIA
- the hscB gene encoding Fe-S protein assembly co-chaperone HscB, whose translation is MKTHFELFHLPQRFEIDLAALDRAYHEVQNQAHPDRFAAASGAEKRVAMQWATRANEAYQTLKKPLARAKYLCELNGVDLQVESNTAMPPAFLMQQMEWREALEDAHAAKDIGELESLEGELLAARKAEIANLAARLDAGDFDAAALGVRRMMFVEKFEDEVARIFDLVSD